From Nicotiana tabacum cultivar K326 chromosome 22, ASM71507v2, whole genome shotgun sequence, one genomic window encodes:
- the LOC107793488 gene encoding uncharacterized protein LOC107793488 isoform X2 — protein MTRDGILSSVLGKHRGQWSSAIDIVRQEMQAEMDRKLQEEREQMAAELRRNMEIELERKLAEERQHANAEVDKRISLEVDKKMQEQFASFMTRMQQQQGQGT, from the exons ATGACTAGAGATGGGATTTTATCCTCTGTTCTTG GCAAACATAGAGGCCAGTGGTCTTCTGCTATTGATATTGTGCGTCAAGAGATGCAAGCCGAGATGGATAGGAAGCTGCAAGAAGAACGTGAACAAATGGCTGCTGAGTTGCGAAGAAATATGGAAATTGAGTTGGAAAGGAAGTTAGCAGAGGAGCGTCAACACGCAAATGCAGAAGTAGACAAGAGGATCTCTCTAGAAGTGGACAAGAAGATGCAGGAACAATTTGCTAGTTTCATGACCAGAATGCAACAACAACAG GGACAAGGCACTTAA
- the LOC107793488 gene encoding uncharacterized protein LOC107793488 isoform X1 — MTRDGILSSVLGKHRGQWSSAIDIVRQEMQAEMDRKLQEEREQMAAELRRNMEIELERKLAEERQHANAEVDKRISLEVDKKMQEQFASFMTRMQQQQQGQGT; from the exons ATGACTAGAGATGGGATTTTATCCTCTGTTCTTG GCAAACATAGAGGCCAGTGGTCTTCTGCTATTGATATTGTGCGTCAAGAGATGCAAGCCGAGATGGATAGGAAGCTGCAAGAAGAACGTGAACAAATGGCTGCTGAGTTGCGAAGAAATATGGAAATTGAGTTGGAAAGGAAGTTAGCAGAGGAGCGTCAACACGCAAATGCAGAAGTAGACAAGAGGATCTCTCTAGAAGTGGACAAGAAGATGCAGGAACAATTTGCTAGTTTCATGACCAGAATGCAACAACAACAG CAGGGACAAGGCACTTAA